The region TGGTCTCCGAATTCAACATTGAATTCTTGACAGCCACTCTTATCTTTTTTATTAGACTTAAAATCATAggttaaactttatttttacttATTAAAATACTTATCCTTTcgacattaaattatttatatctcTATATGTTCATAAGTTTACTAAGCAATTACAAATACACTACAATTACATGATTAAAATTAACGTATGATCAAGAACTAAATAGGTAATTACATATAATCCAATTTTCAAATGAATTAATGTTGACGATGATGTATAAACAAAAATTAGCCATCAAAATAAGTCATTCCAAACTTAACACTGTGTGTCATATACGTGAAGTAGTTTTTTTAGGATTTTATGAGTATTTATTCAAActaaattagatttaattattgAGTGGATCAAAGTTATATAATATACTTTTATACTAATTAGGattctaattataatatattttaaaaaattaattgatagcTAATGACAATAAAACCTCTATTTACTATTAAATTAGAAAGGATTGTttggtaaatttgcctgtccccccaccatccgtgcttttatatatagtatagatagatattaTCTATTTTAGGGATTCAGATGATGATGGTGAAGAACTTACCGTGCAGGAAGAGTATTAGATCTCAAATCAATGGTCTATAGCTGAATAAATTACATTTGAATTTTGTGTAATCTTTATACAACATAAAATGCAGTTGAAAATCATTAATCGATTTATGTATTTACATTTGTGTTTGAATAGATGTGAAAGATCGGGGAGGCTAAGGTATCAGTAGATGACTATTACACGCAAATTGCTACTAGTCAAACTATGGAGACTGATCTCAACTCcggtatgttttttttttaatttgtttttaagagTTTATTATTCTCTTATTTATCATCAAGTAAACTTATCTACATATTAATAGATGTTCCGCGTCTACTTTTGATTTGTGAGAATCGGTTTCTACAATTTGTAACTTATGTTAAGATAGTTAGGGATTTTGAAATGAATGTGTTTGTTGTTTAAACTATGAATATTAGGTTTTCTGTCTCTatggtttttttaaatttaagcatTGTGAAAATTTGGTAGATATAACTTGTTCAGTGAAAATGGATGATATCACTTGAACTTTAATTTAGGGATTGTGAAAATTTGGTAGATATAATTTGCTCAGTGAAAATGGCTGATGTCACTTGAACTTTAATTTAGACATTATGAAAATTTGGTAGATATAACTTACTTAGTACAAATGACTGATGTAACTTGAACTTTAATTAAGCATTGTGAAAATTTGGTAGATATAGGGCTTTGTTTTAGATTTATTAATGATGTCACTTGAATTGAGGTTGAGATGAgcaattgtttttgtttgagattTATACGATggcaattgatttttttaatgtcAAGTAACTTATAGATACCACAAACATGTTTAATAGCCTTGGAAGGTGTAAGCAAGTAATTTTTTGGTTCAGTGATTAAAGTGTGAAATTTGATGTGTAGTATTTGTTCTTGTGACGGTTATCATGTTAAATAATTTGTGCTGAAATCAGTGACGGATACAGACTTTTCTTTCAAGGGGgtccaaatttaaaatacaaaagttaaaattgaaatatatttctgaataaaaaaacataaatttaaaatattttatttataaaaattaataaatttatataaataactcATAACATCCTCttgtcttttctttattttctaaaatcatTATATAATTCTATCGTGAATTTTTACAAACTCATTTTAATAGTTAATTTTCCGTCTAATTGcaccataaacttttaaaattcattgTAAAAAATGACCCGTTTAATTGATATTGTAGCCTGACTAGTATAACGTGATCTTTATCCTTAAATTATACCTaattaacaaatattttttgattttatttctaaattaaGTATAtcaaagtttgatttttttgttgtgatcaaaataagttattaattgtcaaaatacttttatttatcTATACGGACATTGTTGACTACaatttaattagaaatatttattaattatttaagaataatttttagtgtttgaaatatgtatattttaaaaagatcatgaaatatttgaaattatatttttttagtacaTGTACCCATAATattattcatttttctttttaaattatatagtgTGATTTTATGGCTATGAGATAGTCGCTAATAGTGATTCTCTATTGTCATTATCTTTATTATTAAATACCCAAAATATAATGAACATCCAAAGAAAAACTGGATAAACATATTGGAAAGGAaagatttatatattaaacagACAAAACAACCTAAATAACtcttaattttttgttaaatttcaGGGGGGGCCAATGACCCCCTTGGACCTTTACTAGATCTGTCACTGGTTGAAAGATTGCTTAAGTGGATATATGATTTTACGGATGTCAAATTAAGAATATGGCTCTAATAGACAAATATACATGGAGGAAGTAATCCTCACCAAGGTGGTAGATAAGAGTAATCCTGTTTGATTTCTAAAGTTCCTTCCAAATTATTGAACTTCCATGTACTATCTTGAATTACAAGTTACagcatttttttcttattttgtgcAGGACTGGGTCAATTTTAACAGAACCAGTGGGGTTAGTGCTTcttctaaatttaatattttcattattattttttggaaacacagattgaaaaagatgaaaaatgatAGAACAGTGCATGTTTCCAAACCTATTTGAACAACAATACTAACTAATAAGTATCATAAACTAGAAATCACAAGGACTAAGACAAGATcatcaaataaacattaaattaaattataaattgagaATTTAACTACATTAATCAgttgacaatttatttatttattttaattttattgcagATTTGGGTGATGAAACACCTAAGATATCCAATGAGGAGGAGATCATGCTCTATACGGTTTTTTTCTAGTTCTTCAACTAGAGACAAGTAGGGGCGGACTAAGAAGAGCATATGGTGGACAATCgcccaccttataattttgaGTCCCTTTAAAAACGTTGATATGGAattgaaaaatatgattttgtcatcttaaattatatagtttgcccaccttaaaatttattttttgtcaattttactcatCTTATAAAGTTTTACTATAATTTTGACcatcttataaaatatttctgagtTCGCCACTAGAGACAAGAGTAGgttatattgttatttttattcttgtaactttttaaataaaactaacacttgtcatttttttgtattttttattattaactcAACTATTCCATTCACAAAAAAAGTGTTTGCATTGACCATTTCatcaaatattaaaagtttttcCTTGAAGAGATACAAAAAGGAACTAAGAATTTCAGTAACGAGAAAGGCTCGGAGGGTTTGGTTCTGTTTTCATTGGGAAGCTCCACATATAggttttaaaactatttttttaatttttatcaaattcaaTCTCTAATTATATTTCTGTTATGAAATTACACAGAAAGTAGTTGTTAAGATGTTGAAATCTAATTCCAATAAAGAATTTTTGAATGAGTTGTTGGTAGCGATTAAACTTGACCATCCTAATTTGGTCAGACTGATTGGATCATGTTGCTGCCAAAAGAGTAAGCTTCTTGTATACGAATTTCTAAAGGAAGATCTCCAGTCAAAATTAGAcggttaatatttttttaacttctgTTAGTTAAATTTCTTGGATTTGTTAACTAATATACATTAATTGAACTTCACAACTCTTAAAATTCTGTCAGAGAGATCTTAAATTGACAGCCAAAAcaactttttttctttaataaggCAGGTTATCTAGATCTTAAATCGAATTGaaatttctttataattttaaatcgaATCGAATTTGTCGGTTTGGTCTAAATGATATGCTTATTTTATTGCCTTGATATTTCAGGTTAGTAATGATTTGACACGTGACGTAATGTCTATTGCCCGACGATCATGAGCCATGATCCGCAGTTTCGGCCCAGCATTTCCACCATGATTGGCCAATTAAAGGAATTGGTCTAAACCTTCTAAAAGGATTTGCAATCACGTAAATGTGAAACTTATAATATTAGTGTGTCTAATATACTCTTATAATTTGTTCAAAACATTAAGATAGTACTTGAATTTTCAGAGTTGACCAAAACACCTTCGTAATTTTGCTTGAATTTATTAATGTTAGTAGCTTAGAACTTAAAAGGCAAAACTCATACTAAGGCCTTTGTATTATATTAGTTTTGTTAGAGAGACCCCTACTCCAAAATTGTTCACGTTGGGGGTGTCCCTGTACCTTGACAAATCCCGATTATAACACCCCCACGTGGATGGAAAATGGCAagttgtgagcggagcggggttcggcgGCCGCTCGCCTTATGGCTGACTTTTCGATCtgaaaatgatttgaaaaatggagtcgccacatagttcaactagaaaatgcatttaaccgactagatagccttactcgcctccggtaagactattgTGCATCGGACAAAGAccagggttcgtggacctccccgagactcttgtgcttgacttatcggttaccggctttatttactggacatattcgttttatatctcatctcaacagtatatgcagttcacaggatatgaaagctgtaaataaacagtgatgaaagcagtaaacacgtttgacgcgcatatgactcgatctggactgacaTTTGAGGctagtagcaggtactcctaagcatacaatatctaaccttagaggtttctagcaaatagtcataagtctggctggtctagattgattacatgcacaaagcctaaaccggatgtataagcgtgattgattgattttatgaggtgagtcttgaaaaacctatacaactattactacattttcgtattagtcctaTGATATCTAGGTGATAGGCTGTATTTGCATTAATAAGTCAATTTTAGGTGAATAGTCCTTTAGccggttattattggatttggatcCTTTTGGAAGGCAGTAAACATTGctagcatgctcaggggcagttggatatacatacaaggtaggaatatttttaaacctcgttgactttaaGTGCCTgacactcgcgcgggttttgaccatcggtctggtcagaatgggCTCTCGGTCAGATCATGGGAGCTGCGCGTCTCATTGATCTGGTTCTAGTGGTCTGATCTGGAGTCAATTTCGAGTTCGGGTTAGCCCGGAATTGGCTTTGGAAGTtcctggtttgctgggcctcgggctcgtgggtaggtttatacactatgttacatatgtGGACTTTTAAGTCCGTTTTATATCGGATCTGGCCCATTACATTACAAAATAAGATTCTACACTAAATTATCTACGTCTGGAttcaaactgggcctgatttggagtccggatgggcgcggaaacacgttttgaagtCTGGATTGCGTCTGAAAGGATCTGGAGCGAATCTGGAAGGTCTGGCAAAGGAGGAGCACGACGCCAACTTGGAGTGCCGGCGCCGGCAGCTTAAGGTGGCGGCGTCGTTTTGTTGTGGCGGCGCCGGCAGTTTAAGGTGGCGGCGTCGTTTTGTTGCGGCGGCGTCGCCGGTTCGTCGACAGCAGTTCTGtgatttttgttttgcttcgttctcactcgttttagctCCATTTTTCATGCAGAAATAgtcaaaacaacataaaatcaaacaaggaatccaaaaaacacataaCGGAGTGTTTAAAGGTCATctagacaaatttatttttctgggCAGCAAGTACGTTTTTCAAGTTTTCATAGCAAAACAAGCTAAACTCTCCTCGAAACATGCATTATAAGAGCTCTAGATTAACTAGGTTTATATATTTGAGCTTAAACATGATTAATTACAGCAATTTAACATGTCTATCGTCGAATTTCATGGCAATTATTGAAAACATCGAATTGGTTATTTATAGCTATTTTAATGGCGAAATTAGCAAATAATCTAAACACGCAACCTAAGCATTCAAATTCAACAAGCATGAATATGAaacaataaaagtgataaaaaatgGTCCTCAGAaataccgttctgagtccttgactcgtttgatggcgaagtggatgcggaatccagctttgaATATGTGCAgggcttgcgttcttggagaatcaaagcgttCTTAGTGTTTCAGAACCGGATTAACTTATATTCATGCATTAACTTCAGATGTTGGAGATCCTCTTCCATTTCTAAAAACTTAGCACATAAAGATTCAAGATCATCGGCTTCTTTATTGAATGGGAGCCTGAGTGGCAGCCATCCCCCCTTTGAAACCTTCCCTAACACATCCAATCCCTTGCAATCAACGGATACCAAATTATATGCATCCTGGATAACGGACAACTGTTATTATCAACTCAATAACTCCGATAATCAAAAAAACGCTGTAATTCAAAGTTACAACTCCATGACAAAAATGACAATGCATAATTTTTGGAGAAtttaaaaatggattatatAAACCATTTAAGACAAGAAATATCTCGAacccaacttttaaaaaaataatcctGACAGTGTTGGCATTACAAGTTATGAATTGCAGTTCAAGTAATTTAGGACCCAAATAAATGAACCTTTTGTTGTCTCTTATAAGTTCTAAGCTCTAGTTTCACAAATAAATTCCTTGGAACTAAAACTAGTCGATGATTATAGTGCACAAAAAGTATGCTACCTTAATTGATGGTAACAAGTATTTGGAACACAAATGAGTCAGGGCTCTACGCCTTGCTTCACTTTGATTGATGCTATCAACGAGCCATCCAGAAAAAGGCGCTGCACAACAAATAACTTTATATCATATATATGCATAAAAGAAAGTTATCGTGCCTGTAAATAGAATTTCTTACCCAAGGGGCCTGGTTTGCATATTTTCACATTTTCCGATTCTGTTTTTTTGACATTGTCATAGAATTCTATAAACCAGTAACGACTGCACAAAAGAATTACGCATGGCTTTTTTCATAATTTCACAAAATTCAGCACACGTGAACtacataataatttaataaccaATTTAATCTTATCAAATCTTCCGAAGAAAAAAAGATGTAGAGTTTATTAGAACTCAGGATAGGTGCTACTACCCCCAATATGTTCCGGAAAGGAAGAAGATGGAAAATTCCCTTCCTTCATCTTCATAACATGCCATCAGAAT is a window of Mercurialis annua linkage group LG2, ddMerAnnu1.2, whole genome shotgun sequence DNA encoding:
- the LOC126668741 gene encoding uncharacterized protein LOC126668741; its protein translation is MLKFALLALENVKEVIESEHRAMNKFYEICGTLNCSNRAITSRSENLKKLLDGGEKYNMKEGNFPSSSFPEHIGGSSTYPDRYWFIEFYDNVKKTESENVKICKPGPLAPFSGWLVDSINQSEARRRALTHLCSKYLLPSIKDAYNLVSVDCKGLDVLGKVSKGGWLPLRLPFNKEADDLESLCAKFLEMEEDLQHLKLMHEYKLIRF